A single window of Sparus aurata chromosome 12, fSpaAur1.1, whole genome shotgun sequence DNA harbors:
- the LOC115592178 gene encoding chondroitin sulfate proteoglycan 4-like isoform X2, translating into MEVSFYGDGYIHLRTVEASIQTLLHVRFRTSSQTGLLFLAAGSRDFLLLELISGRLQVRLDLGSGERSLRSEKGIHLSDLAWHSMKLTHDRHNVTMTVDRNSHTSLRMPGPDLELSVEDGLFVGGAAGLNHQHLLNISSGFRGCVDEVVFNEHNLLSSLRPYSGYKSVHEVSLSCSPQFSATEEDSVSFFSSKAFISLPPWEVLQEGVFECQMHPSAREEDGMVLYSSGSQGGFVSIEIRDGHLVATVGNGGGSKIELRSLTYVLSNHTWYPIQLHLLPHSVQLKVGEELVKADLSLELQVIQLNRPLFLGGLNEEARGEARRAGLLTVVPGGLLAGGGGSFKGCLREIRVNTQRMGLPQAVITKDITVGCKTELAADAVATTGPTDHPDVDVTTTRPITNNKKNPNFLLLRKLEVAEGGRAPLEPKHMRVNLDFRKLGIHPSQLMFRIEGQPVHGQLRLDLTPDHEGILGQGLGRTITIGAEEADRTFSMLDLWQGRVMYVHSGSEVNQDFFMFSVFSSKKKELPVFLKGSRLHRFDISISPVNDAPVLSLPEGNLFTLVEKSKRPLTTDVLRVSDPDSSPADLVLSSLGNLSTEVGHLEHQDYPGRAINLFSLSDLEEGKISYVHTGVPTSRLAFRVSDGEKLSNTVVLRIMAVPLEHKLVNNTGLEVYQGGASIITTDHLAVEVNVADQAVDILYDVTELPQYGELQRLHSSGEWKLTTSFSQKLIEKERVRYVNTYHGLQTRSNITDHFKCKISIDSQATEEVVIIIAVRWIHFKVTRSKIELNGVQTAAVTPEDLHAISKGVKLNESDLFFRLLTVPKKGRLFLNNIVLQRNSSFSQRNITDGLVKYELLTRLQDDTRDTFSFQVFSSHASSPAYDFRINIKAESSAIVVVNKGLSIMEGGSKVINKDILFTHTASNREVHYSITVSPRHGQIRRINLSNSTSINDNIKTFTNHDIIEERIMYVHDDSETKQDSFTFQIMVYKPHKLTNKKEDKNKAEHTFNISVQLVNDQRPVRVVDKVFHVARDGQRLVTLNDLRYRDDDSDFEDSWLVYTRRGIPMGELVLASDTSHKLYEFTQRDLEQKKVLFVHRGVSFGRFVLFVTDGKHYVSTLLEVMAQDPYLQVENNTGLTVQRGRVTTLTSANLSVFSNLDIRDPQEVTFEVFLPPKQGVLCFNDGDRETVTEADAISIFTQRDLMAGSLAYHHDGSQELSDGFNVTARATEKSTERRLDRGRREVHLDIGVPVKIYLESHQRPPTVINNRPAVVAEGESVSISREHLEVVHEDSQPSEIVFTVQSPPALGSLLRFPPNDKHHNNNGEQQHLYQGMREQLTTSFTQEDINQGMIVYNQQAAGSTNDSVLLEATNGLTKVGPVRLLIDIIPILLPLQVSDLTLDEGSSLPLTSDIIRVTNHHFSEMNFLYQVIIPPRHGHLEHSRIPGMPITAFTHTEVEREYISYIHDGSDTQGDNFTIVANQTEIRKHSLPCTVHVKVTPVNDEIPVVAVNKGLKVWVGSVTEITVNELSAEDSDTQPDGLEFVVTPPSNGHLVLKSAPSRHILNFTQDHIQTGQLVFVHSGALTGGFHFQVNDGVNFAPRQIFSTTAHSLVLTLLRNRPMEVYPGSVTPITEQELQAVTNDVHDIKRNHSVVFAVTAPPKLGRLVRHMPDNSTQDISTFTQSMVNDGVILYDQKKPESVGWSAADSFSFTVSSPPAFLLPHTFTILISYQANEHHDNPQHKTRLLNNAGAVVAEGGKVMIDSSKLDASNLLEQVPEPKRKDHRILYRVISPPRHGALSVRGYNLTRTQPDFSQVTLNKFGITYIHDDSETTNDSFTFRAWVAPLDPSSSSPSSTSLSAFSSDSSSDSSSDSSSSSSSSSSSSFSPLYSASSSSPQSADVTSHRRVKDGLIVTEKFNITVTPVNDQPPLIRSRAPSMKVVVGERVIIGPDNLQVEDHDTPPEELHYLVISKPNNGYLTLGERPEPVTSFTQYDVNHGRLHFIQQGEPSTGVFYFNVTDGHHRPLYKLFSLEVIKPSVSMVNNTGLSLVQGRTAVVLTTNQLAAQTNSRSPANITYAVTSHPRHGRIAINDQEVTTFRHEDLQFGRVVYHMTELSESEDSFQVTVSASSPSVDYGNLTAQAVKVTVRPLIYLREPVRVPSGIAVKLGKAMIDASELARISRANPVFEVLSPPKHGKLVKMTYDPNRASEVLKSFTFRDVVQGRVAIEETLSDGDDQLLNNKSALATARGHAPATTLNDSFIFLVKAGTVQPAKGELHFTIFPHHQMHHGPSGSNKVDGASREHTTTHVPTQNRSTTEGGRGGRGGSTTHGGAGDGLPPHILLNKNHNRTQHRLRPHGRWGNHTRSHGGRSGSSAEGAGGAHSHAPQPHTPSASDKHSPVSPPDTHPVQVEVLPRPASDPLLIILPLLACLLLIVILVVLILVFRRRKEKARLRILQQLAAVTLPTEDSPYLARAERSLAMPSVVVTPLGPRSCPASPRVSINPRRRSLAPGMTFWGPFEADGSGGDGNMRVGNNRESRGGAAVTTGFRTSVRSRSPTPTLKENQYWV; encoded by the exons TGTCGTTCTACGGTGATGGCTACATCCACCTTCGGACAGTGGAGGCATCCATTCAGACATTGCTCCATGTACGTTTTCGAACCTCCAGTCAGACAGGGCTGCTGTTTTTGGCAGCTGGAAGCAGAGACTTCTTGCTGCTGGAGCTGATCTCTGGTCGCCTACAG GTACGCCTAGACCTGGGTTCAGGTGAGCGTTCTCTTCGTTCAGAAAAAGGCATCCATCTCAGTGACCTGGCATGGCACTCAATGAAGCTGACCCACGACCGCCATAATGTAACCATGACCGTGGACAGAAACTCTCATACCAGTCTCCGTATGCCAGGACCAGATCTGGAGCTCAGTGTCGAGGATGGTCTTTTTGTTGGAGGGGCAGCTGGACTGAACCACCAACACCTTCTCAACATCTCCTCCGGGTTTAGAGGTTGTGTAGATGAAGTTGTGTTCAATGAACATAACCTGCTTTCCAGCCTGAGGCCTTATTCTGGATACAAGAGTGTCCATGAGGTATCATTGAGCTGTAGTCCGCAGTTTTCAGCAACAGAAGAAGATTCTGTCAGTTTTTTCAGCTCTAAAGCCTTTATTTCTCTCCCACCGTGGGAGGTGCTACAGGAGGGGGTGTTTGAATGCCAAATGCACCCCTCTGCAAGAGAAGAAGATGGCATGGTTCTGTATAGCTCTGGCAGCCAGGGAGGGTTTGTTTCCATAGAGATCAGAGATGGTCACCTGGTGGCAACAGTGGGAAATGGAGGTGGGAGTAAGATTGAGCTGCGTTCTCTAACATATGTCCTCAGCAACCACACCTGGTACCCAATCCAGCTACACCTGCTGCCCCACAGTGTCCAGCTGAAGGTGGGTGAGGAGTTGGTCAAGGCTGACCTGAGTCTCGAGCTTCAGGTCATCCAGCTCAATAGGCCGCTCTTCCTTGGAGGGCTGAACGAAGAAGCCCGTGGAGAGGCAAGGCGAGCCGGTCTGTTGACCGTTGTGCCAGGGGGGCTATTGGCTGGGGGAGGAGGCTCCTTTAAAGGCTGCCTCCGAGAAATTAGGGTGAACACTCAAAGAATGGGCCTACCTCAAGCTGTCATCACCAAGGACATCACAGTTGGCTGTAAGACAGAGCTAGCTGCAGATGCAGTGGCCACCACTGGTCCAACAGATCATCCTGATGTTGATGTTACGACCACACGACCAATTACCAACAATAAGAAGAACCCTAACTTTTTGTTGCTGAGAAAGCTAGAGGTAGCAGAGGGAGGCCGGGCACCACTGGAGCCCAAACACATGAGG GTGAATCTGGACTTCCGGAAATTGGGCATTCACCCATCCCAGTTGATGTTTCGTATTGAGGGGCAGCCTGTCCACGGCCAGCTCCGGTTGGACCTCACTCCAGATCATGAAGGCATTCTAGGGCAAGGGCTGGGGAGGACTATCACAATAGGAGCAGAAGAGGCCGACCGAACTTTCAGTATGCTGGACCTGTGGCAGGGCCGGGTGATGTACGTTCATAGTGGGTCAGAAGTCAATCAGGacttcttcatgttttcagtCTTCTCCAGTAAAAAGAAAGAGCTGCCTGTGTTTCTGAAGGGCAGCCGCCTGCACCGCTTTGATATCAGCATCAGCCCTGTAAATGATGCACCTGTGCTCAGCCTGCCGGAGGGAAACCTTTTCACTCTAGTGGAGAAGTCCAAACGGCCA CTGACAACAGATGTGCTGAGAGTGTCGGACCCTGACAGCAGTCCTGCAGATCTGGTGCTGAGCTCCCTGGGAAACCTCAGCACGGAGGTCGGACACCTTGAGCACCAGGATTACCCCGGCAG GGCTATTAATTTGTTCTCCCTGAGTGACCTGGAGGAGGGAAAGATCAGCTATGTCCACACTGGGGTCCCCACCTCTAGGCTGGCATTCAGGGTCAGCGATGGGGAGAAA TTGAGCAACACAGTAGTACTGAGGATTATGGCGGTGCCACTCGAACACAAACTAGTGAATAACACCGGGCTGGAGGTATACCAAGGCGGGGCTTCCATCATCACAACCGATCACCTTGCAGTAGAAGTTAATGTGGCTGATCAGGCAGTGGACATTCTCTATGACGTTACAGAGCTGCCACAGTATGGTGAGCTCCAGCGGTTGCACTCAAGCGGCGAATGGAAACTGACAACTTCCTTCTCTCAGAAGCTTATAGAAAAAGAACGGGTCAGATATGTCAACACTTACCATGGCCTTCAGACTCGGAGCAACATCACTGATCACTTCAAATGTAAAATCAGCATTGATTCCCAGGCCACGGAGGAGGTTGTTATCATTATTGCTGTACGCTGGATCCACTTCAAAGTCACACGCAGCAAGATTGAGCTAAACGGTGTTCAGACTGCAGCTGTCACTCCCGAGGACCTCCATGCGATTTCTAAGGGTGTTAAACTCAATGAGAGCGACCTCTTCTTCAGGCTCCTAACAGTACCAAAGAAAGGGAGGCTATTCCTCAACAACATAGTTCTGCAAAGGAACTCATCCTTCAGCCAAAGGAACATCACAGATGGTTTGGTGAAGTACGAGCTGCTCACCAGGCTCCAGGATGACACAAGGGACACATTCAGCTTTCAGGTGTTTTCATCACATGCCAGCTCACCAGCTTATGACTTCAGAATCAACATCAAAGCTGAGTCGTCTGCCATCGTTGTTGTAAACAAAGGCCTGTCAATCATGGAAGGAGGAAGTAAAGTCATCAACAAAGATATCCTGTTCACTCACACAGCAAGTAACCGGGAGGTCCACTACAGCATTACAGTGAGCCCCAGACACGGGCAGATACGGAGGATCAACCTTTCCAACTCAACTTCCATTAAcgacaacattaaaacattcacaaatCATGATATCATTGAGGAGAGGATCATGTACGTTCATGATGACAGCGAGACCAAGCAGGATTCCTTTACTTTTCAAATAATGGTTTACAAACCGCACAAACTCACCAACAAGAAGGAGGATAAAAACAAAGCCGAACACACCTTTAATATCTCTGTGCAGCTCGTCAATGATCAGAGGCCTGTCAGGGTTGTCGATAAAGTTTTCCATGTGGCCCGAGACGGGCAGAGGTTGGTGACGCTGAATGACCTTCGTTACCGAGACGATGACTCGGACTTTGAGGACAGCTGGTTGGTGTACACGCGGAGAGGGATTCCAATGGGAGAGTTAGTGCTGGCCAGCGATACTAGTCACAAGTTGTACGAGTTCACACAGCGGGACCTCGAGCAG AAAAAggtgctgtttgtccacagagGAGTAAGCTTTGGGCGTTTTGTGCTCTTCGTAACAGATGGGAAACATTACGTATCTACACTGCTGGAG GTGATGGCTCAGGATCCTTACCTCCAGGTTGAGAACAACACAGGCCTCACGGTCCAGCGAGGCAGGGTCACAACCTTGACCTCTGCAAACCTCAGCGTCTTCAGCAACCTCGACATCCGAGACCCACAGGAAGTGACGTTTGAGGTCTTCCTTCCACCCAAACAGGGCGTGCTCTGCTTTAATGATGGAGATCGAGAGACTGTAACAGAAGCAGATGCAATTTCAATATTCACCCAGAGAGATTTGATGGCAGGGAGCCTGGCTTATCACCACGATGGCAGCCAGGAGCTGTCAGATGGGTTCAATGTGACGGCAAGAGCAACGGAGAAGAGTACAGAGAGGCGACTGgatagagggaggagggaggtgcaTCTGGACATCGGAGTGCCTGTGAAAATCTACCTGGAGAGTCACCAGAGGCCGCCAACGGTCATAAATAACCGTCCAGCGGTGGTGGCCGAGGGAGAGAGTGTCTCCATAAGCAGGGAGCACTTGGAG GTGGTTCATGAGGACAGCCAGCCCTCAGAAATTGTTTTTACTGTCCAAAGTCCTCCCGCCCTGGGCTCCCTTCTGAGGTTTCCGCCCAACGACAAACACCATAACAACAATGGAGAACAGCAGCACCTCTATCAA GGCATGAGAGAGCAGCTAACAACCTCCTTCACCCAGGAGGACATCAACCAGGGAATGATCGTTTACAATCAGCAGGCTGCAGGAAGCACCAACGATTCTGTTCTGCTGGAAGCAACAAACGGGCTCACAAAGGTCGGACCTGTCAGGCTGTTGATTGATATCATCCCTATCCTGCTCCCCCTACAG GTGTCTGACTTGACACTTGATGAGGGCTCGTCCCTGCcgctgacctctgacatcatcagggtcaCCAATCATCACTTCTCAGAGATGAACTTCCTGTACCAGGTCATCATTCCACCACGACACGGACACTTGGAGCACAGCCGGATCCCGGGGATGCCCATCACTGCTTTCACTCACACTGAG GTGGAACGTGAGTACATCTCTTACATCCACGATGGCAGCGACACACAGGGAGACAACTTCACCATCGTGGCCAATCAGACAGAAATCAGAAAGCACAGCCTGCCCTGCACCGTGCATGTCAAGGTCACGCCTGTCAACGATGAGATCCCTGTTGTGGCAGTCAACAAGGGTTTGAAG GTGTGGGTGGGCTCCGTGACAGAAATCACCGTGAATGAGCTCAGTGCAGAGGACTCAGACACTCAGCCTGACGGCCTGGAGTTTGTTGTCACACCACCGAGCAACGGCCACCTGGTCCTGAAGAGTGCCCCCTCCAGACACATCCTGAACTTCACCCAGGATCACATACAAACTGGACAACTGGTGTTTGTGCACAGTG GTGCTCTGACGGGTGGCTTTCACTTCCAGGTGAACGACGGCGTGAACTTCGCACCTCGCCAGATCTTCAGCACAACTGCCCACTCTCTGGTCCTCACCCTGCTGAGGAATCGTCCGATGGAGGTCTACCCAG GCTCTGTGACACCAATCACTGAGCAGGAGCTTCAGGCCGTAACCAACGATGTCCACGACATCAAACGAAACCACTCTGTGGTGTTCGCAGTGACCGCTCCTCCAAAACTCGGTCGCCTGGTCCGACATATGCCCGACAACTCCACTCAAGACAtttccacattcacacagagcatg gtgAATGATGGGGTCATCTTGTATGATCAGAAGAAGCCAGAGTCAGTGGGATGGTCGGCTGCAgactctttctctttcaccgTGTCCTCTCCTCCCGCTTTCCTTCTTCCGCACACCTTCACCATCTTAATCTCCTACCAGGCCAATGAGCATCACGACAACCCTCAACACAAGACCAGACTGCTGAACAACGCAG GTGCTGTGGTGGCTGAGGGAGGAAAAGTGATGATTGACAGTTCTAAACTTGATGCCTCCAATCTCCTGGAGCAAGTCCCGGAGCCCAAGAGGAAAGACCACCGCATCCTGTACCGCGTGATTTCCCCTCCGCGCCACGGGGCTCTGTCTGTACGAGGATACAATCTCACCAG GACCCAGCCTGATTTCTCCCAGGTCACCCTAAACAAGTTCGGCATCACATACATCCACGATGACTCAGAGACAACGAACGATAGCTTCACTTTCCGGGCCTGGGTGGCTCCTTTggatccctcctcctcctctccctcctccacttcGTTGTctgctttctcctctgattcCTCCTCTGATTCCTCCTCtgattcctcctcctcttcctcctcctcatcctcttcctccttttccccTCTCTATTCAGCCTCATCATCCTCCCCTCAGTCAGCAGACGTGACTTCTCATCGCCGTGTCAAGGACGGCCTGATTGTGACGGAGAAGTTCAACATCACAGTGACGCCAGTAAACGACCAGCCGCCACTTATCAGGAGCAGAGCCCCCAGTATGAAGGTCGTTGTCGGGGAGAGAGTCATAATTGGACCAGATAATCTGCAG GTTGAGGATCATGACACCCCTCCAGAGGAGCTGCACTACCTGGTGATCAGTAAGCCCAACAATGGCTACCTGACGCTGGGGGAGAGACCAGAACCAGTGACCTCCTTCACCCAGTACGACGTCAACCACGGCCGGCTGCATTTCATACAGCAG GGTGAGCCCTCAACAGGTGTTTTCTATTTCAACGTAACCGACGGTCATCATCGTCCACTCTACAAACTCTTCAGTTTGGAGGTGATAAAGCCATCTGTCTCCATGGTGAATAACACTGGCCTGTCACTGGTTCAAGGCAGGACTGCTGTTGTCCTGACAACCAACCAGCTCGCAGCTCAGACCAACAGCCGCAGCCCGGCCAACATCACCTATGCCGTCACTTCACACCCTCGCCACGGACGCATCGCTATTAACGACCAGGAAGTCACGACCTTCCGCCACGAGGACCTGCAGTTCGGCCGTGTCGTCTACCACATGACTGAACTCAGCGAATCAGAGGACAGCTTCCAGGTGACGGTGTCAGCCTCTTCTCCAAGTGTCGACTATGGAAATTTGACAGCACAGGCGGTGAAGGTGACTGTGCGACCTCTGATCTACCTGAGGGAGCCGGTGAGGGTGCCCAGCGGTATCGCTGTGAAACTGGGGAAAGCCATGATCGATGCCTCTGAGCTGGCGAGAATCAGCCGAGCTAACCCGGTCTTCGAGGTTCTGTCTCCACCGAAACACGGAAAACTAGTCAAG ATGACCTATGACCCTAATCGAGCATCAGAGGTCCTGAAGTCGTTTACATTCAGAGATGTGGTGCAAGGCCGGGTCGCCATCGAGGAGACTCTCAGTGACGGTGACGACCAGCTCCTCAACAACAAATCAGCACTTGCAACCGCCCGAGGCCACGCCCCCGCCACAACTCTCAATGACTCTTTCATCTTCCTAGTGAAGGCTGGAACCGTCCAACCAGCGAAAGGAGAGCTCCACTTCACCATCTTTCCCCACCACCAGATGCATCATGGTCCGAGCGGTTCAAATAAAGTAGATGGTGCAAGTCGGGAACACACGACAACCCACGTGCCCACACAAAATAGGTCTACAAccgaaggaggaagaggtggacgAGGGGGATCCACGACGCATGGTGGGGCCGGGGATGGTTTGCCCCCccacattttgttaaataagaACCACAACAGGACGCAGCACAGGCTGAGGCCTCATGGTCGCTGGGGGAACCACACACGTAGTCATGGAGGAAGATCAGGGAGCAGTGcagaaggagcaggaggggCTCACAGTCATGCCCCACAACCCCACACTCCCTCTGCCTCAGACAAACACAGTCCAGTTAGCCCTCCAGACACCCACCCGGTCCAGGTCGAGGTCCTCCCTCGCCCCGCTTCGGACCCTCTCCTCATCATCCTGCCACTACTGGCCTGTTTGCTCCTCATCGTAATCCTTGTAGTTTTGATTCTGGTGTTCCGCCGCCGCAAGGAGAAAGCCCGACTGcggatcctccagcagctcgCTGCGGTGACGTTACCCACTGAGGACAGCCCTTACCTGGCCCGGGCTGAGCGGAGCTTGGCTATGCCCTCCGTGGTGGTCACCCCGCTCGGCCCAAGAAGCTGCCCTGCCTCACCCAGAGTATCCATAAACCCCAGAAGGAGGAGTCTGGCTCCTGGGATGACCTTCTGGGGGCCATTTGAAGCAGATGGATCAGGTGGTGATGGGAATATGAGAGTTGGGAATAATCGTGAAAGCCGTGGTGGTGCAGCCGTCACTACAGGATTCAGGACCTCTGTGAGATCTAGGTCCCCGACACCGACTCTTAAAGAGAACCAGTACTGGGTTTGA